A genomic segment from Lentimicrobium sp. L6 encodes:
- a CDS encoding ABC transporter permease, protein MINRLFKPILEKLPENNKLERIWILAKTDFKKRYYGTSLGIVWALINPLVQLFIYYFVFTIFFKTDIPNFSLYLFSGLIFWMFFAESTKKGMYSMHSNRYLLEQVQIDKSNIISAGLLSNSFALSFNFLVYFIISLFFKIEYTLNVLYLPLILINIIILIFGLSYILSIIYIYLRDFDHFWDIFLIAAFWANPIVYPESVLLEYKIVLWLNPVAGIIMNLHNVLLYGQAPDFQLLAWNFAYALLVFIIGYFLFKHYSKKVIEVL, encoded by the coding sequence ATGATTAATAGATTATTTAAACCGATATTAGAGAAGCTACCAGAGAACAATAAGCTTGAGCGGATTTGGATATTAGCAAAAACAGATTTTAAAAAGCGATACTACGGTACAAGTCTAGGTATTGTTTGGGCTCTTATTAATCCTCTTGTTCAGTTGTTTATTTACTATTTTGTATTCACAATTTTCTTTAAAACAGATATTCCCAATTTTAGTCTTTATCTTTTTTCAGGCCTGATATTTTGGATGTTTTTTGCAGAGTCAACGAAAAAAGGAATGTATTCAATGCACTCTAATCGGTATCTTCTAGAACAGGTACAAATTGATAAATCAAATATAATATCAGCAGGATTGTTGAGCAATTCATTTGCACTATCATTTAACTTCTTGGTATACTTTATTATATCTCTATTTTTTAAAATAGAATATACTTTGAATGTACTCTACCTGCCGCTTATTTTAATCAATATTATCATACTTATATTTGGTCTAAGCTATATTCTTTCCATTATTTATATCTATTTGCGCGATTTCGATCATTTTTGGGATATTTTTCTAATTGCAGCTTTTTGGGCAAACCCGATAGTTTATCCTGAATCTGTGTTATTAGAATATAAAATTGTCTTATGGCTAAATCCAGTAGCTGGAATCATTATGAATTTACATAATGTACTATTATATGGCCAAGCTCCAGATTTTCAATTGTTGGCATGGAATTTT
- a CDS encoding PAS domain S-box protein, translating into MKLSAEEKEWLKHNHSIIVAPEKNFPPFAFIDDKGFFKGISADFLAEIEEQLGLNFIIAPPFHLSKNLELIRQEEIDIITSIKSTKERREYMDFSIPYIEIPTIIITRKIDKKHLNLNDLEGCNVGVGENYAVHEFLRTNYPDLSIQTQKDDLDGLKKLSLGQLDAVIMDLASASFLTDKNGITNLFVSGEVDFTYDLCMASVKSKPIINQLLNKAIQNISLDRKMQIKEKWIHLNGPNPEYRYNVIVVFLVIVLLLFGLAILFLNYFLKRKIREKTLELQLQVKDNKVLEEELICSLGKQKEWYVNSPLPYQSLTVEGRIDEVNSEWLKSLGYQREEVIGKWFGDFLDEESKEGFRNNFSSIFERKYVKNAYLKIRHRNGRFIDILLNGKVSKDPIDGKFKTYCVFQNVSRQVKNDTELKKFKEAIEQSPVCVVMTDPKGNIEFANKQFELLTGYSFREALGRNPRILNAGTQRKEYYKNMWDIISSGNTWTGEFHNRKKNGELFWEMAVISPIQDKNGLISNYIAVKEDVTERKKLWRELVVAKEKAMESDKIKSAFLANMSHELRTPLNAIIGFSDLIDHDLSKEEILSYMNIINNSGKELQKIVTNIFDISLLQTDEIKVNLADVDLQRLFTNVYDKAIGEQSLEKLNQITLKTEFSSDCDGRKIHTDSYLLGEVILHMVHNAFKFTIKGEIKLMCKLLIEDGIEFVKFSILDTGIGISEENQSLIFKSFKKVNHSTGELYSGVGIGLSISKRLVEILGGDIKVKSVLGKGSEFSFKLPL; encoded by the coding sequence GTGAAGCTGTCAGCCGAAGAAAAGGAGTGGTTGAAACACAATCATTCTATTATTGTTGCACCAGAAAAGAATTTCCCACCATTTGCTTTTATCGATGATAAAGGATTTTTCAAAGGTATTTCAGCCGATTTTTTAGCTGAAATTGAAGAACAATTAGGTCTCAACTTTATTATAGCTCCGCCATTTCATTTATCTAAAAACTTAGAGCTCATTAGACAGGAGGAAATAGATATTATTACTTCTATTAAATCTACAAAAGAAAGAAGGGAATATATGGATTTCTCCATCCCTTATATAGAGATTCCAACAATAATAATAACCAGAAAAATCGATAAAAAACATCTTAATCTTAATGATTTAGAAGGCTGCAATGTTGGGGTTGGAGAGAATTATGCAGTGCATGAATTCCTGAGAACAAATTATCCGGACTTAAGCATTCAAACACAGAAAGATGATTTAGATGGTTTGAAAAAACTATCACTTGGTCAGCTTGATGCAGTCATCATGGATTTGGCTAGTGCGAGTTTTTTGACCGACAAAAATGGGATTACTAATTTGTTTGTTTCAGGGGAAGTTGATTTTACATACGATTTGTGCATGGCTTCCGTAAAAAGCAAACCAATAATAAATCAACTCCTTAATAAAGCCATTCAAAATATTTCCCTAGATAGAAAAATGCAGATTAAGGAAAAATGGATACACCTTAATGGCCCAAATCCTGAGTATAGATATAATGTTATCGTTGTGTTTTTGGTGATAGTCCTATTATTATTTGGTTTAGCTATTTTGTTTTTAAATTATTTTCTAAAACGGAAAATAAGGGAGAAAACCTTGGAACTCCAACTTCAAGTAAAAGACAATAAGGTTTTGGAGGAGGAGCTGATATGTTCACTAGGAAAGCAAAAGGAGTGGTATGTCAATTCCCCATTGCCCTATCAGTCACTAACTGTAGAAGGAAGAATTGATGAAGTAAATTCAGAGTGGCTAAAATCTTTGGGTTATCAGCGCGAGGAGGTCATTGGGAAATGGTTTGGTGATTTTTTGGATGAGGAATCAAAAGAGGGATTTCGAAATAACTTTTCTTCCATTTTTGAACGAAAATATGTAAAAAATGCTTATTTGAAAATTCGTCATAGAAATGGTAGGTTTATCGATATCCTTTTAAATGGAAAAGTGTCTAAAGACCCTATTGACGGAAAGTTTAAAACCTATTGTGTATTCCAGAATGTAAGTCGTCAAGTAAAAAATGATACAGAGCTTAAAAAATTCAAAGAAGCTATTGAACAGAGTCCTGTTTGCGTGGTAATGACAGACCCGAAAGGAAATATTGAATTTGCGAATAAACAGTTTGAACTTTTGACAGGATATAGTTTTAGGGAGGCATTAGGTAGGAACCCACGTATTTTAAATGCAGGAACCCAGAGAAAGGAATATTATAAGAATATGTGGGATATTATATCCTCAGGAAATACTTGGACTGGCGAATTTCATAATAGAAAAAAGAATGGAGAGCTTTTTTGGGAAATGGCAGTGATTTCACCAATACAAGATAAAAATGGACTTATAAGCAATTATATTGCAGTAAAAGAGGATGTTACTGAGAGAAAAAAGCTTTGGAGGGAATTAGTAGTGGCAAAAGAGAAAGCAATGGAGTCGGACAAGATAAAATCCGCCTTCTTAGCTAATATGTCTCATGAACTTCGAACTCCTCTCAATGCTATTATTGGGTTTTCTGATCTTATCGATCATGATTTATCTAAAGAAGAAATATTATCCTATATGAATATTATCAATAATAGTGGAAAAGAACTTCAGAAGATTGTTACAAATATATTCGATATCAGCCTGTTGCAGACTGATGAGATTAAGGTGAATTTGGCTGATGTAGATTTGCAACGGTTGTTTACTAATGTATATGATAAAGCTATAGGAGAGCAAAGTCTTGAAAAGTTAAATCAAATAACTTTAAAGACCGAATTTAGTTCTGATTGTGATGGGCGAAAAATACATACAGATTCATATTTACTTGGTGAAGTGATTTTGCATATGGTTCATAATGCTTTTAAGTTCACTATTAAAGGGGAAATTAAACTTATGTGTAAGTTACTAATAGAGGATGGGATAGAATTTGTTAAGTTTTCTATTTTAGATACAGGAATTGGTATTTCAGAAGAAAACCAAAGTCTTATCTTTAAAAGTTTTAAAAAAGTGAATCATAGTACAGGCGAATTATACAGTGGAGTTGGTATAGGCTTGTCAATCTCAAAAAGGCTTGTTGAAATATTAGGCGGCGATATTAAAGTGAAGTCTGTTCTTGGCAAAGGTTCTGAGTTCTCCTTTAAGTTACCATTGTAA